From the genome of Thermoflexus hugenholtzii, one region includes:
- a CDS encoding glucodextranase DOMON-like domain-containing protein, with the protein MRIRCWRILLLTLWALGVGCRPTPRPTPTLPPPSPTPTEAVEEAPLYLALIWHQHQPFYPKDPQTGLYTRPWARVHATKDYYDMAAILREYPNVHVTFNLTPVLIRQLEDLAGGAKDVYWALSEKPAEALTEDEKRFLLRRFFDANWERVIPRFPRYRELLEKRGRSTDPAAIERALASFTVQDFRDLQVLFNLAWMDPDFLARPPLADLVRKGRDFTEADKPVIFEETRRILKEILPLHKALQEAGQIEVTTTPYAHPILPLLIYSDLARVGNPEALLPDPPFIAPEDAREHLRRAVALYEAHFGRPPRGLWPAEGAVAQQIIPMVADAGFLWMASGEPVLARSLGLSGFTRDARETVEEVDSLYRPYRLSDPQGRPLFIVFRDGVLSDKIGFTYSGMPGEAAAEDFIRRLENIREKARAKGVQGPLLVSVILDGENAWEYYENDGKAFLHGLYRRLNESRTIRTVTPSEFLRMFPEAARPLPKLFPGAWFSPNYDTWIGEAEEREAWTALRRAREVLRAYEEGRKQAAPEALERAREAMLLAEGSDWFWWYGTDQDSGQDDYFDDAFRMLLRRVYEALGEPVPDSLAVPIVPPPVAEPAAPFTGPFTPVLDGRATPGEWDAAARYVGSDPALREFRIGADRTHLYARVDGVWEGDGALGFYIAAPGGAGRSGFSAHPAGPRIPLGFGATHAIRVVREGKKVTAELLQATPDGEWAPAPGELSVRLGEGTLELALPQKALGSLQAGDSLLWAVVASRPQGAARIPASGVARFQIPDFGLAQVILDVEDPEGDDHGPGSYTYPTDPVFLPQVFDLKRFQVGEEGEDLVFRFEFYGPIPNPWGSPNGLALQTIDIYIDRDPGKGTGARLLLPGRNAALAEGFGWDIALWAEGWTPGVYAPDEQGKPKPVPGASLRIAVNPNQRTVLLRVPRRIFGAGFDPRQAAYLAAVLSQEGFPSPGVWRVRDVLPQAAQWRLGGGPADTNHTRILDLAWPAGRSPTQEALLSAYRPSQEPNLDRLGPDDFAQLPMLRPEGR; encoded by the coding sequence ATGCGGATCCGGTGCTGGAGGATCCTTTTGCTGACTCTGTGGGCGCTGGGGGTGGGGTGTCGGCCGACCCCGCGGCCGACTCCGACGTTGCCGCCGCCGTCGCCGACCCCGACGGAGGCCGTTGAGGAAGCCCCCCTCTACCTGGCGCTGATCTGGCATCAGCATCAACCCTTCTATCCGAAAGACCCCCAGACGGGCCTGTATACCCGGCCGTGGGCCCGGGTGCATGCCACCAAAGACTACTACGATATGGCCGCCATCCTGCGGGAATACCCCAACGTCCACGTGACCTTCAATCTCACCCCCGTTCTGATCCGCCAGCTGGAGGATCTGGCGGGGGGCGCGAAGGATGTCTACTGGGCCCTCTCGGAGAAGCCTGCGGAGGCGCTCACGGAGGACGAGAAGCGCTTCCTCCTGCGGCGTTTCTTCGACGCCAACTGGGAGCGGGTGATCCCCCGCTTCCCGCGCTATCGGGAGCTCCTGGAGAAGCGAGGGCGCTCGACTGACCCGGCGGCCATCGAGCGGGCCCTGGCCTCCTTCACCGTGCAGGACTTCCGGGATCTCCAGGTGCTCTTCAACCTGGCCTGGATGGACCCGGACTTCCTGGCCCGGCCGCCCCTCGCGGATCTGGTCCGCAAGGGCCGGGATTTCACCGAGGCCGACAAACCGGTGATCTTCGAGGAGACGCGGCGCATCCTGAAGGAGATCCTTCCGCTTCACAAGGCCCTTCAGGAAGCCGGACAGATCGAGGTGACCACCACGCCGTATGCCCATCCCATCCTCCCCCTGCTGATCTACTCGGATCTCGCGCGGGTGGGGAACCCCGAGGCTTTGCTGCCGGATCCACCGTTCATCGCTCCGGAGGACGCTCGGGAGCATTTGCGCCGCGCGGTGGCCCTCTATGAGGCGCACTTCGGCCGGCCGCCCCGGGGCCTGTGGCCGGCGGAAGGGGCGGTCGCCCAGCAGATCATCCCCATGGTCGCCGATGCCGGCTTCCTCTGGATGGCCTCCGGGGAGCCTGTCCTCGCCCGCTCTCTGGGGTTGAGCGGCTTCACCCGTGACGCCCGGGAGACGGTGGAGGAGGTGGATTCGCTCTATCGCCCCTACCGGCTCTCGGATCCTCAGGGCCGGCCGCTGTTCATCGTGTTCCGCGACGGCGTGCTCTCCGACAAAATCGGCTTCACCTACTCGGGGATGCCCGGGGAGGCCGCGGCGGAGGACTTCATCCGACGCCTGGAGAACATCCGGGAGAAGGCGCGGGCGAAAGGGGTGCAGGGCCCCCTCCTGGTCTCCGTGATCCTGGACGGCGAGAACGCCTGGGAATACTACGAGAACGACGGCAAGGCCTTCCTGCACGGGCTTTACCGGCGGCTGAACGAGAGCCGGACCATCCGCACGGTGACGCCTTCGGAGTTCCTGCGGATGTTCCCGGAGGCCGCGCGGCCGCTCCCGAAGCTCTTCCCCGGGGCGTGGTTCAGCCCGAACTACGACACCTGGATCGGCGAGGCAGAGGAACGGGAGGCCTGGACCGCGCTCCGGCGGGCTCGGGAGGTCCTGCGGGCGTATGAAGAAGGGCGCAAGCAGGCCGCCCCGGAGGCCCTGGAGCGGGCGCGGGAGGCGATGCTCCTGGCCGAAGGATCGGACTGGTTCTGGTGGTATGGAACGGATCAGGACAGCGGGCAGGACGATTACTTCGACGACGCCTTCCGCATGTTGCTCCGGCGGGTCTATGAGGCCCTGGGGGAGCCGGTGCCGGATTCCCTCGCCGTCCCCATCGTCCCGCCGCCGGTGGCGGAGCCGGCGGCCCCCTTCACCGGGCCCTTCACGCCGGTTCTGGACGGCCGGGCGACCCCGGGGGAATGGGACGCGGCAGCCCGCTATGTCGGCTCCGATCCCGCGTTGCGGGAGTTCCGGATCGGGGCCGATCGCACCCATCTCTACGCGCGGGTGGATGGGGTCTGGGAGGGAGATGGGGCGCTCGGCTTCTACATCGCCGCGCCCGGAGGAGCCGGGCGCTCCGGCTTCTCCGCCCATCCGGCCGGACCGCGTATCCCGTTGGGGTTCGGGGCCACCCATGCGATTCGGGTGGTCCGCGAGGGCAAGAAGGTGACGGCCGAGCTCCTTCAGGCGACGCCGGATGGGGAATGGGCGCCGGCTCCCGGTGAGCTCTCGGTGCGACTGGGGGAGGGGACGCTGGAGCTGGCGCTGCCCCAAAAGGCCCTGGGGAGCCTGCAGGCGGGCGATTCGCTGCTCTGGGCGGTGGTGGCCTCGCGGCCCCAGGGGGCGGCGCGGATCCCCGCCTCCGGCGTGGCCCGCTTCCAGATCCCGGATTTCGGCCTCGCTCAGGTCATCCTGGACGTCGAGGATCCGGAGGGGGACGATCACGGGCCGGGGAGCTACACCTATCCCACGGATCCGGTGTTCCTCCCCCAGGTCTTCGATCTCAAGCGGTTCCAGGTCGGGGAGGAGGGGGAGGATCTGGTCTTCCGCTTTGAGTTCTACGGCCCCATCCCGAACCCCTGGGGCTCCCCGAACGGCCTGGCGCTGCAGACCATTGATATCTATATCGACCGGGATCCGGGGAAGGGGACGGGTGCCCGCCTGTTGTTGCCCGGCCGGAACGCGGCCCTGGCGGAGGGATTCGGATGGGACATCGCCCTGTGGGCGGAAGGGTGGACGCCCGGTGTCTATGCTCCGGATGAGCAGGGGAAGCCCAAGCCGGTCCCGGGGGCTTCTTTGCGCATCGCGGTCAACCCGAACCAGCGGACGGTGCTCCTGCGGGTGCCCCGGCGGATCTTCGGGGCGGGTTTCGATCCGCGGCAGGCCGCCTACCTGGCGGCGGTGCTGAGCCAGGAGGGGTTCCCCTCGCCGGGGGTGTGGCGGGTGCGGGACGTGCTGCCGCAGGCGGCCCAGTGGCGGCTGGGTGGGGGGCCTGCGGATACCAATCACACGCGCATCCTGGATCTGGCCTGGCCGGCGGGGCGGTCGCCCACCCAGGAGGCGTTGCTTTCCGCTTACCGGCCTTCCCAGGAGCCGAATCTCGACCGCCTGGGCCCCGACGACTTCGCCCAGCTCCCGATGCTCCGGCCGGAAGGCCGCTGA
- a CDS encoding DUF4058 family protein gives MQAQLNRRITPRYFARLSVSITYEVVEIGEAHIVRPDVSIHRLYPSSEAGTSVAIPPAPVKSRIPLEVPLRLYSVEIRKTDTGQRVTVIEILSPVNKRVGHEAHADYLRKRRDLLRSAVHLMEIDLLRGGERPPLEDPVPPAPYYVLLSRADRRPTVEVWPIRLMDPLPVLPVPLLEPDPDVPLDLGAAVATVYERGAYGVQIDYRQPPPPPPLSEEEMAWLDARLRELGYR, from the coding sequence ATTCAGGCTCAATTAAACCGGCGGATCACGCCGCGTTACTTCGCGCGCCTATCGGTCTCGATCACGTATGAGGTGGTGGAGATCGGGGAGGCCCATATCGTGCGGCCGGATGTATCGATCCACCGGCTCTACCCTTCTTCGGAGGCCGGGACCTCCGTGGCCATCCCGCCGGCTCCGGTGAAGAGTCGGATCCCCCTGGAGGTGCCGTTGCGCCTCTACAGCGTCGAGATCCGCAAGACGGACACCGGGCAGCGGGTAACGGTGATCGAGATCCTCTCGCCGGTGAACAAGCGGGTCGGCCACGAGGCCCACGCCGACTACCTGCGCAAGCGGCGGGATCTCTTGCGGTCCGCCGTTCATCTGATGGAGATCGATCTGCTGCGGGGCGGGGAGCGGCCGCCCCTGGAGGATCCGGTGCCTCCCGCTCCGTATTACGTCCTCCTCAGCCGGGCGGATCGCCGCCCGACGGTGGAGGTGTGGCCGATCCGGTTGATGGATCCCCTGCCGGTGCTGCCGGTTCCCCTCCTTGAGCCGGACCCGGATGTGCCGCTGGATCTGGGGGCGGCGGTGGCGACGGTCTATGAGCGCGGCGCGTATGGGGTGCAGATCGACTACCGCCAGCCCCCTCCGCCGCCTCCTCTCTCCGAGGAAGAGATGGCCTGGCTGGACGCTCGACTGCGGGAGCTGGGATATCGGTAA
- a CDS encoding DUF4058 family protein produces the protein MLRRMGLSCSCASRKASSPHSRHCTRVSPMTPPERPARAARLFDGEALIGFIIKARGEGRNFPGSPPELAGSPSGHLPPKHPFPPAGEPAIPIAGKPSGVIMRAEAGGGRFRMPSPFPGMDPYLERPDLWPDFHGNLASG, from the coding sequence ATGCTGAGGAGGATGGGCTTGTCCTGCTCCTGCGCCTCCCGGAAGGCCTCTTCGCCCCACTCCCGCCATTGCACCCGCGTCTCCCCCATGACCCCTCCTGAACGTCCGGCCCGCGCCGCGCGGCTTTTCGACGGCGAAGCGCTCATCGGTTTCATCATAAAAGCCCGGGGGGAGGGGCGCAACTTTCCGGGAAGCCCTCCGGAGCTCGCCGGGAGCCCCTCGGGCCATCTTCCCCCCAAGCACCCGTTTCCGCCCGCTGGTGAGCCGGCGATCCCGATTGCCGGGAAACCTTCCGGGGTTATCATGAGAGCCGAAGCGGGTGGCGGGAGGTTCCGCATGCCTTCTCCTTTCCCGGGCATGGACCCTTACCTGGAACGGCCGGATCTGTGGCCGGATTTCCATGGCAACTTGGCCTCCGGGTAG
- a CDS encoding thioredoxin domain-containing protein, protein MGETRVQWREWGEEAFREAQEQDKPILLSISATWCHWCHVMDRGIPGDPIHTGTYSDPEIAELINTYFIPIRVDTDRRPDINARYNMGGWPTTAFLTPDGEILTGATYIPPMQMRQVLLQVLQYYRSNRSEIQRRAQEIARRRQEAARPMARPGARLSWTIPLHLIGLIARAYDPVYGGFGEAPKFPHPEASLLLLVEYVRGGRRDERLAEMVRRTLHGMAEGGMYDHVEGGWFRYSTTRDWSLPHFEKMLEDHARLIPLYLYAAEVLQDEGLREPAVKALDYVERTLYDPERGVFWGSQDADEEYYALSRRERAQRPPPAVDRTVYANWNGQMALALLVAADLLGEPRWREMALRNLDAVWTLTFNASAGALAHYVDIRGERADAKGIPPLLGDQVHYARAALAAFQRTGERRFLERALQLRPYLESALADREGGGFFDRPEDPRAIGALRIRQKPLEENAVAAEFYLTLHDLTGDREARAMAERTLLAFEQDYVKYDFAAAPYGLAVYRAITEPVRIHVIGSPEDPATQRLLAAAWRGDPFHRVVVPMDPERDAPAIRAQGFSTDGLPVAYVCLGDRCLAPARTPEELAERTAALA, encoded by the coding sequence ATGGGGGAGACGCGGGTGCAATGGCGGGAGTGGGGCGAAGAGGCCTTCCGGGAGGCGCAGGAGCAGGACAAGCCCATCCTCCTCAGCATCTCGGCCACCTGGTGCCACTGGTGCCACGTGATGGACCGGGGCATCCCCGGCGATCCCATCCACACCGGAACCTATTCGGACCCCGAGATCGCCGAGCTCATCAACACCTACTTCATCCCCATCCGGGTGGACACGGACCGCCGCCCGGACATCAACGCCCGTTACAACATGGGCGGATGGCCCACCACAGCCTTCCTCACCCCGGACGGGGAGATCCTCACCGGGGCCACCTACATCCCTCCGATGCAGATGCGGCAGGTCCTCCTCCAGGTGCTCCAGTATTACCGGAGCAACCGCTCCGAGATCCAGCGGCGGGCCCAGGAGATCGCCCGCCGGCGGCAGGAGGCCGCCCGCCCCATGGCCCGGCCCGGCGCCCGGCTGTCGTGGACCATCCCGCTGCACCTGATCGGATTGATCGCCCGAGCTTACGACCCGGTCTACGGCGGCTTCGGCGAGGCCCCCAAGTTCCCCCACCCCGAGGCCAGCCTGCTCCTCCTGGTGGAATACGTCCGCGGCGGCCGCCGCGACGAACGACTGGCGGAGATGGTCCGCCGCACCCTCCATGGGATGGCCGAAGGCGGGATGTATGACCACGTGGAGGGCGGATGGTTCCGCTACTCCACCACCCGCGACTGGAGCCTCCCCCACTTCGAGAAGATGCTGGAGGACCACGCCCGCCTGATCCCGCTCTACCTCTACGCAGCGGAGGTCCTCCAGGACGAGGGGCTTCGGGAGCCGGCGGTGAAGGCCCTGGACTACGTAGAGCGCACGCTCTACGATCCGGAGCGCGGGGTCTTCTGGGGGAGCCAGGACGCCGATGAGGAATACTACGCCCTGTCCCGCCGGGAGCGGGCGCAACGCCCCCCGCCGGCGGTGGATCGCACGGTTTACGCCAACTGGAACGGCCAGATGGCCCTGGCCCTGCTTGTCGCCGCCGACCTGCTGGGGGAGCCCCGATGGCGGGAGATGGCCCTCCGGAACCTGGACGCGGTGTGGACGCTGACCTTCAATGCCTCGGCCGGCGCCCTGGCCCACTACGTGGACATCCGGGGGGAGCGGGCGGACGCGAAGGGCATCCCCCCGCTGCTGGGAGATCAGGTCCACTACGCCCGGGCGGCGCTCGCCGCCTTCCAGCGGACAGGCGAGCGGCGCTTCCTGGAGCGGGCCCTTCAGCTGCGCCCGTATTTGGAATCGGCCCTGGCGGACCGGGAGGGCGGCGGCTTCTTCGACCGGCCGGAGGATCCCCGGGCCATCGGGGCCCTGCGGATCCGGCAGAAGCCCCTGGAGGAGAACGCCGTCGCCGCGGAGTTCTACCTCACCCTTCACGATCTCACCGGCGACCGGGAGGCGCGGGCGATGGCCGAGCGGACGCTGCTGGCCTTCGAGCAGGACTACGTGAAATACGACTTCGCAGCGGCCCCCTACGGGCTGGCCGTCTATCGCGCCATCACCGAGCCGGTGCGGATCCACGTCATCGGCTCGCCAGAGGATCCCGCGACGCAACGCCTGCTCGCGGCGGCCTGGCGGGGGGATCCCTTCCACCGGGTGGTGGTGCCGATGGACCCCGAGCGGGACGCCCCGGCCATTCGGGCCCAGGGCTTCTCCACCGATGGGCTCCCGGTCGCTTATGTATGCCTTGGGGATCGCTGTCTGGCCCCGGCCCGAACGCCGGAGGAGCTGGCCGAACGGACCGCAGCCCTCGCGTGA
- a CDS encoding molybdopterin-dependent oxidoreductase: MPWRRREVLRWLAGGAIGAAAAACARRLPLPETSSEIPPSPTRIPVRLPGPERWEIASPVPITPTPEFYEVKYRTIPRVDVKTWTLEISGEVERPLRLTYSDLLAMPAVIEMRTLECISNPVGGDLIGNAVWKGVRMADLLAMAGARATAQEVVLHAADGYHTSIPVELARDPHSLLAYMMNGEVLPPEHGFPLRALWPGRYGMKQPKWITRIELIRGEHIGYWEAQGWSKEAIIQPNSRIDAPRPGMLPPQPVEISGIAFSGPVGIERVEVSTDDGRTWAEAELLRGPTPYVWTIWRYRWERPEEGEHVLRARVVQRDGRTQPRGRGRLLGGTFPDGTDEQHAVRVVIARGG; encoded by the coding sequence ATGCCGTGGCGGCGGCGGGAGGTGTTGCGATGGCTCGCGGGCGGGGCGATCGGGGCGGCCGCGGCGGCCTGCGCCCGACGGCTCCCCTTGCCGGAGACCTCCTCGGAGATTCCGCCCTCGCCCACCCGCATCCCGGTCCGGCTCCCGGGCCCGGAGCGATGGGAGATCGCCTCCCCGGTGCCCATCACCCCCACCCCGGAGTTCTACGAAGTGAAATACCGCACCATCCCCCGGGTGGATGTGAAGACCTGGACCCTGGAGATCAGCGGGGAGGTGGAACGTCCGCTTCGCCTGACGTATTCGGACCTCCTGGCCATGCCGGCGGTGATCGAGATGCGCACCCTGGAGTGCATCAGCAACCCGGTGGGCGGGGACCTCATCGGCAACGCGGTGTGGAAGGGGGTCCGGATGGCGGATCTCCTGGCCATGGCCGGGGCCCGCGCCACCGCTCAAGAAGTGGTCCTTCACGCCGCCGACGGCTATCACACCAGCATCCCGGTGGAGCTGGCCCGGGATCCCCACTCCCTGCTGGCCTATATGATGAACGGCGAGGTCTTGCCTCCGGAGCACGGGTTCCCGTTGCGGGCCCTGTGGCCGGGCCGTTACGGCATGAAGCAGCCGAAGTGGATCACCCGCATCGAGCTGATCCGGGGGGAGCACATCGGCTACTGGGAGGCCCAGGGCTGGTCAAAGGAGGCCATCATCCAGCCCAACTCCCGCATCGACGCGCCCCGGCCGGGGATGCTCCCGCCGCAACCGGTGGAGATCTCCGGGATCGCCTTCTCCGGGCCCGTGGGGATCGAGCGGGTGGAGGTCAGCACGGATGACGGCCGAACATGGGCGGAGGCCGAGCTCCTCCGAGGGCCCACCCCCTATGTCTGGACGATCTGGCGCTATCGCTGGGAGCGTCCGGAGGAGGGGGAGCACGTCCTGCGGGCGCGGGTGGTGCAACGCGACGGCCGGACGCAACCCCGCGGGAGGGGCCGGCTGTTAGGCGGCACCTTCCCCGATGGCACCGACGAGCAGCACGCTGTCCGGGTGGTGATCGCGCGGGGAGGATGA
- a CDS encoding SCO1664 family protein → MATRRPRPGTARRIPDPLPLETPKEIVLRWLREGEIRLLGLIPWGSNATFLVAVSDGERTGLAVYKPQRGEEPLWDFPHGTLCYREVAAYVVSEALGWGLVPPTVLREQGPYGRGALQLYIDADPEENYFTFREDPALQPVLMRLAAFDLITNNADRKAGHCLRDRNGRIWAIDHGICFHVEPKLRTVIWDYRGQPIPEDILEEIRAFDRRLREDEGLRAELAALLHPAEIAALERRTAALLERPIFPHPGPWRSVPWPMI, encoded by the coding sequence ATGGCGACCCGTCGCCCTCGCCCCGGGACCGCGCGGCGGATCCCCGACCCCCTTCCCCTGGAGACCCCGAAGGAGATCGTCCTGCGATGGCTGCGGGAAGGGGAGATCCGGCTCCTCGGGCTGATCCCCTGGGGGTCCAACGCCACCTTCCTGGTCGCCGTGAGCGATGGAGAGCGGACGGGCCTGGCGGTCTACAAGCCGCAACGCGGGGAGGAGCCCCTCTGGGATTTCCCCCACGGCACCCTGTGTTACCGGGAAGTCGCTGCCTACGTGGTCAGCGAGGCCCTGGGCTGGGGACTGGTGCCCCCCACCGTGTTGCGGGAGCAGGGCCCATATGGGCGGGGGGCCTTGCAGCTCTACATCGACGCGGACCCTGAGGAGAATTACTTCACCTTTCGGGAGGATCCCGCCCTGCAGCCCGTGCTGATGCGCCTGGCGGCCTTCGATCTGATCACCAACAACGCCGACCGGAAGGCGGGCCACTGCCTGCGGGACCGCAACGGGCGGATCTGGGCCATCGACCACGGGATCTGCTTCCACGTCGAGCCGAAGCTGCGGACGGTGATCTGGGATTACCGGGGGCAACCGATCCCCGAGGACATCCTCGAGGAGATCCGGGCTTTCGATCGGCGCCTGCGGGAGGACGAAGGATTGCGCGCGGAGCTGGCCGCCCTGCTGCACCCGGCGGAGATCGCCGCCCTGGAGCGGCGGACGGCGGCCCTGCTGGAGCGTCCGATCTTCCCCCACCCGGGGCCCTGGCGCTCGGTGCCGTGGCCGATGATCTGA
- a CDS encoding DUF3090 domain-containing protein, producing MPRLIYDLRPVDRITADAVGEPGRRTFYIQARQEDILVTILCEKEQVRALAHSLEELLEEINEKYPRPLGPEPDESELQLEEPLEPLFRAGRMGLGYEPRGDWVVLVIQELAEEDQDPDRLRVVRFWATREQMHALSRHGADVVARGRPLCPLCGRPIDPEGHICPRRNGKAVVF from the coding sequence ATGCCACGGTTGATCTACGACCTGCGGCCGGTGGATCGAATCACCGCGGATGCGGTGGGCGAGCCTGGACGGCGGACGTTCTACATCCAGGCCCGCCAGGAGGACATCCTGGTCACCATCCTCTGCGAGAAGGAACAGGTGCGGGCCCTGGCCCATTCCCTGGAGGAGCTCCTGGAGGAGATCAACGAGAAATACCCCCGTCCCCTGGGGCCGGAGCCCGACGAATCGGAGCTGCAGCTGGAGGAACCCCTGGAGCCCCTGTTCCGGGCCGGACGCATGGGGCTGGGCTACGAGCCCCGCGGGGACTGGGTGGTCCTGGTGATCCAGGAGCTGGCGGAGGAGGATCAGGACCCGGACCGGTTGCGGGTGGTCCGTTTCTGGGCGACCCGGGAGCAGATGCACGCCCTCAGCCGCCACGGCGCCGACGTGGTCGCCCGGGGCCGCCCCCTCTGCCCGCTGTGCGGCCGCCCCATCGACCCCGAAGGGCACATCTGCCCCCGCCGCAACGGCAAGGCGGTCGTGTTCTGA
- a CDS encoding MSMEG_4193 family putative phosphomutase has translation MAIILLIRHAANDAMGKWLAGWTPGVHLNEAGRRQAEALAERLAPLPIRAIYSSPLERALETAEPLARRKGLEIQIVPELGEVRYGDWTGKSLKRLRRQKAWQRLVGTISRAFFPGGEAMVDLIARAVRAVETIAARHPRDVVALFTHADLIRAVTAYYLGMPLDLYHRLMIAPASVTIFWLAEGPPLLLRLNDTGPLQWPLEDLAYLSKARKR, from the coding sequence ATGGCGATCATCCTGCTGATCCGGCACGCGGCCAACGACGCCATGGGCAAATGGCTGGCCGGGTGGACGCCGGGGGTGCATCTCAACGAGGCCGGGCGTCGGCAGGCGGAGGCGCTGGCGGAACGCCTGGCCCCGCTCCCCATCCGGGCGATCTACAGCAGCCCCCTGGAGCGCGCCCTGGAGACCGCTGAGCCCCTGGCCCGCCGCAAGGGCCTGGAGATCCAGATCGTCCCGGAACTGGGGGAGGTGCGCTACGGGGACTGGACGGGCAAGTCCCTCAAACGGCTGCGGCGCCAGAAGGCCTGGCAACGCCTGGTGGGCACGATCAGCCGCGCCTTCTTCCCGGGCGGGGAAGCGATGGTCGACCTCATCGCCCGGGCCGTCCGCGCCGTGGAGACCATCGCCGCCCGCCACCCCCGGGACGTGGTGGCCCTGTTCACCCACGCCGACCTCATCCGGGCCGTCACCGCTTACTACCTGGGCATGCCGCTGGATCTCTACCATCGGCTGATGATCGCCCCCGCCTCGGTGACCATCTTCTGGCTGGCCGAGGGGCCCCCGCTGCTCCTGCGATTGAACGACACGGGCCCCCTTCAGTGGCCGCTGGAGGATCTCGCCTATCTCTCGAAGGCGCGCAAGCGCTGA
- a CDS encoding ferredoxin family protein — MTHIITSLCLRDGACAQVCPVECIVPGKPEDQWPWYYIDPDTCIDCGACVPECPYEAIFPEDEVPEAYTMKPGQVRMIMRAPGDIERYEAKGGEVVNLREDIPFNYKFYKEGPGYNARNM; from the coding sequence ATGACGCATATCATCACCAGCCTGTGTCTGCGCGACGGTGCCTGCGCGCAGGTCTGCCCGGTCGAGTGCATCGTCCCCGGCAAGCCGGAGGATCAGTGGCCCTGGTATTACATCGACCCCGACACCTGCATCGACTGCGGCGCCTGCGTCCCCGAGTGCCCCTACGAGGCCATCTTCCCCGAGGACGAGGTCCCGGAGGCCTACACGATGAAGCCGGGCCAGGTGCGCATGATCATGCGCGCGCCGGGGGACATCGAGCGCTACGAGGCCAAGGGCGGCGAGGTGGTCAACCTCCGGGAGGACATCCCCTTCAACTACAAGTTCTACAAGGAGGGCCCGGGCTACAACGCCCGCAACATGTGA
- a CDS encoding alpha/beta hydrolase produces MTGLHEGRGASLAVLLHGWGGDETSMAVFETAFGPGWRTVRLRAPYPLPGGGYAWWIPQADGRPDPRMVQESLRVLRGWMEELLHREARGASHRVVVGFSQGGAMAALLALQAPDLVTGLAVFSGFLPDVPEAGAAPSLVGKAVFIAHGRADPLVPIAQGRALCARFQALGARTTCVEYPGGHKAGAEAWRAFREWIRGLQA; encoded by the coding sequence ATGACAGGCCTTCACGAAGGGAGGGGCGCTTCCCTGGCGGTGCTCCTGCACGGCTGGGGCGGCGATGAGACCTCGATGGCGGTCTTCGAGACGGCCTTCGGGCCCGGCTGGCGGACCGTCCGCCTCCGGGCCCCTTATCCGTTGCCGGGCGGCGGCTATGCCTGGTGGATCCCGCAGGCGGACGGCCGGCCGGATCCCCGGATGGTGCAGGAGAGCTTGAGGGTGCTGCGAGGCTGGATGGAGGAGCTGCTCCATCGGGAGGCGCGGGGCGCCTCCCATCGGGTGGTCGTGGGGTTCAGCCAGGGCGGCGCGATGGCGGCTCTCCTTGCGTTGCAGGCGCCGGACCTCGTGACCGGCCTGGCCGTCTTCAGCGGGTTCCTCCCCGACGTTCCGGAGGCCGGGGCAGCGCCCTCGCTGGTTGGCAAGGCGGTCTTCATCGCCCACGGCCGGGCGGATCCCCTGGTGCCCATCGCCCAGGGGCGGGCCCTGTGCGCTCGATTTCAGGCCCTGGGCGCCCGGACCACCTGCGTGGAATACCCGGGAGGCCACAAAGCGGGCGCGGAAGCCTGGCGGGCCTTCCGCGAGTGGATCCGGGGGTTACAGGCATGA